The Dioscorea cayenensis subsp. rotundata cultivar TDr96_F1 chromosome 16, TDr96_F1_v2_PseudoChromosome.rev07_lg8_w22 25.fasta, whole genome shotgun sequence sequence CATCAGGAAACTCCAcaaatgtaaaatttaaaaaaattatgtaacaaattaaaaaaaggatagaGAAGctcttaaaaaatgaaaattcaaaaattaaaataatagaataaaataaattgaatttaaacttaaaaaaaaaaaaataaaataaaataaaataaaaatctttccCAATGGATGGGAGAAACGCTGAATGTGGCCTAAATGTGGGGAGAGAGACATTAAAGGAAAAAGGGAGAGAAAAAAGGCAGAGATctagagagaaagaagattggaaaaggaagaaaaaaaacaaagaaaatcaagaagaagaaaaaaaagattggaaaaagaaagaagatgataaaTAAGGAGGAGACAAGAAGGCGAAAGGAAAAGGGAAAAGTGTCATCAGGAAACTCCACAAATGGATGAGGTGACCCAATTTCTCTGTTTAAAGCATATTTATTTGTGTATAGATAGATACAACGTTCCTTATCTTTAAGTATGCATGCATGTGTGCATACATGGATGCAATGtgctttatatatacatatagatgaATGTAATGGCTTAATTCGTGTTGAATTTAGTTAGAGGTACTAAAGTAATCATATGATGTGTGAGAGCTTGCATGGGATAAAAATAAGATGTTCATTAGTGATCCTTCCTTGTAAAACCCACATCTTTCCTTTTTTGTTCGCCCCTCATTTTGTTTTGCATATATATCTGGCCTTTTCTCTTTGACTctctacaatatatatacatacatatatatttcataagTATGACTTATTCTTCTGTGATATCAGCATGATGGAAACTAGCTTGATATAATGTGATGAAGCTTCATATTGCAAAAACTATGTTCATTGTCACCTCTTTATTTTTGCTTTGATGCAATCCATGAAAAGCACCATGTGGCTCTCCTCCTCTTCATACAATGAGATTGTGATTTCATTTCTATGCATACATACATGGTTAATATACAGTTAATTACATGATAGCATGATATAGAAAGGCTTGGCTATGACTATTACCCCTTTTGGTATGCAAGTTCAGATTGGTACATGTCTTAATCTTGCcttttatctaatttttgaTGTAACGTCTTTCCATTCTATACTTTCAGTTGCATGTCTTTCTGACACACcacttgcatgtgtgtaccgcaagtgcacaggttgtcaaagtaataaagtaccaaaTGGGtgggtaatcgaatccacagggaatagatgtctAGAAACAAAAAGTATTGTACTTAGCTAAAATGAGAATCGATTGGTGATTATGATTCAAACcattaatgaaaataacaagaaaagaaaagagagtaaGCAAGAGTAATCGGAAGGGATAACAAATggtaaagtggggtactcggacaatactcaccctagaactattgtttcaagtgcaagactaatattatgcttccaaattgaagtttaatgatacactgtcccaaacctaagatcaaccgtgaccagccctctacactatgccccagcggaaaaGGATGCTcctaacatctcacactgtaTGAGACTGCTTAaggctctagggactccaagtgataaaccctattccctaatttagatcaaaccctttggtcaaggcaaaagatccctcatcacaactaagccccagcactaaggatgtCCCAACAcatcactctattgctcacgcaactaagccccagcgaattAACATCTTTTAGtgcttcactctatcatgatcgcaaagaactcttggaacatggaggtagaataaatcacgttggaggggaaaggggatgttccgctatctttcgactcaccctctcaaccctcttcaatcttgctaagtctaaccttaatgaagtgtcactcattcaaaaggttgcctagatggattctcaaccctagtgtcactgtaaggGGAAATCGAACCAATAATCacataagattgaaactcaattaaaatatcaattaaaggaaacacaatAGAAGTTGATGAAATAaattcatcctagggtttacaagtccaaatacccactagggatttagctctccatggagcaatacaaaatcaaagataaaatcaaaagtggatgcaaaaactccataaagataacccccttgctTTCCGTGATAATGGTCTTAAAGAgccgcttcttcttctccaaattaaGACTCCtccatcaagcctagggcacacctcaccgaatcaatgccgtcgaaagctcccccaataactctccttcgaaGAAAATCGATGTCGAATGTCATAGAAACACTCCAAAATCCCAACAAAAGCCACTCGAAGCCCTAGCCgcactctccccaaaagataggaaaacgATCCCCAAAACAATACCTCGAAGCGatatttaaagggctgaaattgAGACTTCACActcccctgtggaaattccacacgggcgtgtgaatttccaggctcTTCATTTTTTACGCACtggtgaacagtaactgctacattactttactacagtgctcccaaaatcatcttcttccattgaagctgcatggttgggcacacatccatgcggtaaatCATGTCGCATCTTTACTTACAAACACATTAACGAAGCTTTtgacaatattacacaagttggagcatATGTGTGTGACTagctttgtgcccttccaatttgtaggttcacttgcacattttggaggttggcacacaacaATATGCCTATGATCACAAGTTGTGCCTTGATCTTTGTTTGGTAtaagagattcctcaaaaatcgcgttcatgatctatttttacttcctttcttctaaacttgtctccacaaccctaaatgcacaaaagaacacaaatacacatgaatgagccataaaacctgataaaagtgatgctcaatgtaagaaaagtatacttaataaTGCTTATActaaagcacttatcacttttcTATTATAAAAgctcttttttttatcttttagcaATAGAGTATATGTCGGCGAAGATTCTTTAAAATTTAGACTTAGCTTTATGTCTTTCCTAAAGCTCTATTTTGAtctcactaaaaaaaattagcaacttAGGATTTAGTTTGCAAAAATCTCAAGGCTTAATTGTAAAATTCATAGGCAtagtatataaaaaatgaaaagtgaggatcaatttgcaaaatttgccaaaaaaaaaaacgaacataaaagaaatgaatatgaaaaattgggcttatttgtaaaaattatggGAAATGGGAAAATGGGAGAACTTAGGGTTTGATATGCAAAACAACCACCGGAGGGGCTAAAGTCCTAAGtaataatacaagaaaaaagaaatagagaaaTGGGAGAAAAGTGGGATTTTAGTAAAGATGAGGGGTATTTCAGTAATTTTAGGACCTAACCCTCGAAGCTTACTACGAGATCTTGAGAAGACATTCATTGTCTCTTAACACTCATAGGAGTGGATTGgggttaaaataaaatctatgaaAATCCTTTACTATCATGAGGTCTTAACACTCATGGGGGtggataaaaaatttatgaaaatctttttcaagcctaccatgaggtcttaGACATTTATGGGGTGACAATTTATAAAATCTCTTTGAAGCCTAacatgaggtcttgacactcatgtgtgtagataaaaatttataaaatctctTTGAAGCCTAgcatgaggtcttgacactcatgtgggttaaaaaatttataaaatctctTTGAAGCTTACCAAGAGGTCTTGGCACTCATGGGGGtggataaaaatttataaaatctctttgaaacctaccatgaggtcttgacactcaagGGGTGGAAACAATAACTCACCATGAGGGTTTGACACTCATGAGGATGGATAAAATTTACTCTTCTACTGTGAGGTCGAATGTTTGACACTCCCAGGGATGGATAACcaatataaaatattgaaatctTCAAGCTTAAATTTGCAACATTATCAACATAGAGAGGTTGCAACTTAACATTCAAATGATGTGTTAAGACATGAGCTAAAGGAGCTCAAGGAAGGTTGAAATCAGCAAATAAGGGTTGAGGTCAGCAAACTTAAGAGAAATCTATTCCAACATGTTTTTTGTGAAGGAGCCAAGAGCACCGACCAAATTAGGcgaatacaaaaatttaaaaataaaatagaattgtGGAAATATAGAACTCTTAGTTTTAGCATTCTCACTAATATGTTGTTTgtagtcaataaaataaaattttaacatttttctaatcatttctcattcacacttattCTTAATCAGAGGTTCCCATAACTttagtctggggtaattaacattaagaagTCATATACatgcaatcatctgaaatataaaaataattaaaatttgtcaTTTTTAACCGGCCAACAATAATTAAAGGccgagtaaaaaaaaaaaccatatatgtGTACctacatattaaatattaattgaaagcaACACTAGATCTACCTATCAAATCTTgtagaaaatcataaaaaaagagataaaagaggaagatgataaaatatattaaataacctCAAATATTATAACACTAGACATATATCAAATACACCATTGAACGATCATGCTTATATaaactaaacataaaatattttttaataacataaaaaacactTTATTTGCtactaatatataataataccaAATAGACACTAATAGATGCATCAAATCATATTTTGATGCTAGACATAGACTTTCTTATTGTACTAAAAATACCAAACATGAGTCAACAAATCTCATGAACCATGATTACCAACAATCATCTTCACCAGTGTATCGAAGTTCTTGATTGAGTTTCCCCCAGGCTTTGTGGCCTGCAGTGCTGTTGTCTTGAGTTTGTCAGCCTTTTCTCtcatcttctttccttcttcggTCTTTAGGACAACATTGAGAACTCTTAccatgtcttctttttctattgCTCTACTTTCAAAAGCGACACCAATTTTCCATACGCATGATACTGTTTTTGCATTTAAGCATTGATCCCCAAAGAATGGTCTACATATCAACGGCACACCACTTGAGATGCTCTCCAAGATAGAGTTCCATCCACAATGTGTCAAGAATGCTCCTACGGCTAAGTGTCCCAACACCTATTATTAACAATCTTGTTAATTAGTGCAATTAATAAAAGCTATCTAcattatatatagaaaaaatcagaaataataataatttgagcGAGAAGTACCGCTAAAAGTTGGTTTCGTTGACATTAAAATGACAGTGGAAGTTAAATCTttagaaaacaattaagaaaTGGATCGTGTAGGCTTATTCAACTTCTAATTAAAGGACATTATTTATGTTGGCTCTTAAGATGGAAGATGTTTTACATGTCCAATTGTTTGTTCATTATGAGTCATAATGGGTAGTGTGGCCGAACACATAGCACAATTTGATAATATCCAAATTAGATGAAGTAATTTAATTAACAacttttttctaattaatgattataaatCAATATGTTGTTGACTTCAAAGACCGAAACAAATAatgcattcatttttttaaacaagtaATGAAATTAATCCTTTTCACCATTATCAATAGAAATATGAGAACATATTCATCATGAATTTACGCACCTGCGTTTGTGGAGCCCATGGAACTACAAGTCCCCTTCCCGCTACACGATCCAAGAAACCTTCTGGCAAGTGCTTCCTCGCCATATCTTTTAATGACCAAAGAAATGGAACACCACTAGCTTCTAACCCTGCAGCCATCTCTATTAAGTCTTGAGATGAAGGCATGATCACTGTTCCAAAGCTAATGTAAACCACCGAAGCTTCAATTTGAGTGTCAAGCCATGCCAAACAACCATGCTTTTCAGGATCAAGTGGTTGTGGAAACAAATGGCTTAAAGGTCCCACATTGAGGCATTTCTTGAACTTGGCTTGAAAATCTAAGTCAAGTTCAGGGTTCAGGCCATCGGGAGTGTTTATTACAACACAAGTAGCATGTGGGAGTTTTTGACCCATTTGGTGAAGAAGATCGGCAAAAGCAGATTTTATGTTGCCAAACACAACTCCTTCCGGTAAATCTCCTACCCGCAAGGATTGAAGACCGGGGATGATGTCTAGAAGGTCATTAGCTCGAGCTAGAGCTACATTAAATTCGGAAATTCAATAAGTGAGAACTGAGTTCAAAGTTCACTTAATTTGATCACCCTTTATTTACTTATAGTCCAATAAAGAAAACCTCAgagtttataatattataatagcATGTAGGATTCATAAGATTTTAAGCCTTTccatatgtatttatttttggtaggATGCTACTAAGTCATTGTTgtagtttattttattctattatcattattttttttaagatgtaGGCTTGGTTGGATATAATGCTGAGATTTAAGACATATCTTATTAATATCTAATGAATACATGAAATGGGTGCCACCCTAGCCGATTGAGTGTTCTACCTTGGGCCATCAACATTATATGCtcgaaattttaatttttaatatgattgtTTTGCTTTTCCTAATGTTTCAATAGCCAGCAACTATACACCTTAATCATCCTGATCATATCTTTAATTaacaattattatattatagtgtcaattatttactttttagatGAATGGTTTATTTATTCCAAACAGAAATGGTTATTATATAGCCCCTTATTGTTggtaaaatatggaaaaatagtCAATGATGGAGatattttcatgacttttaatatggtgtaaaaaaattaatttttttaaaaataaatttagaaaatcgACACCGAGACgtgtttttcaataaataaataataatgacgTACCTTGATCCTCGACTCCGAACGTGTCACGTAGCAAATCAGTGTACAGATGTGCAGCGAGGCTACATGGCCCACCAGTCCAAAGCGCCACCCACGATGCCCCTCTCTCCGCCGCCACGTCACCAGCAAACCAGAAGAACGCATCACCAACCACACAAGTCACCCTCCCAAACTCCCTCTCAGCCGCCGCCATCGTCTCCAAAAAGTTCTCCGGCGTGACCTCCAAGAAAAGCCGCACCTCCTCCGGCGGGAGCCAAGCGCCCTCCGGCACGTTATCGGGCACATCAAAGGTCCGTAGATTTGGGGGTAGCCCAGAAGGAAGGGATTGGAGAAGGCTGGAGTTGGACCGGGCGGAGTTGAAGAAGGTGAAGGCTGTGGATGGGTCATCGGCAGCGAGAGCGCGTGCGAGGGAGAAGAGAGGGGAGGCATGCGTGCCGAAAGGGAAGGCGAGGAATGCTACGTGCGGGATTGACTTGGCCGAGACCATTGGAGGGAACGAGAGGGATGGATGCTGAGAATAGGTGAAGAGTGATGAtcgtggtggtggtggtggtggtcgtGGTCGTGGTCGTGATGATCGTTTTAAGGCAAGTTTTGCGGGTGATTGATGGCATGGGAAGCACGGAGGATGAGCTGACGGTTGGTGGGTGGCGTGGTACGTGGAACCTGTATGGATGCAATGGNNNNNNNNNNNNNNNNNNNNNNNNNNNNNNNNNNNNNNNNNNNNNNNNNNNNNNNNNNNNNNNNNNNNNNNNNNNNNNNNNNNNNNNNNNNNNNNNNNNNNNNNNNNNNNNNNNNNNNNNNNNNNNNNNNNNNNNNNNNNNNNNNNNNNNNNNNNNNNNNNNNNNNNNNNNNNNNNNNNNNNNNNNNNNNNNNNNNNNNNNNNNNNNNNNNNNNNNNNNNNNNNNNNNNNNNNNNNNNNNNNNNNNNNNNNNNNNNNNNNNNNNNNNNNNNNNNNNNNNNNNNNNNNNNNNNNNNNNNNNNNNNNNNNNNNNNNNNNNNNNNNNNNNNNNNNNNNNNNNNNNNNNNNNNNNNNNNNNNNNNNNNNNNNNNNNNNNNNNNNNNNNNNNNNNNNNNNNNNNNNNNNNNNNNNNNNNNNNNNNNNNNNNNNNNNNNNNNNNNNNNNNNNNNNNNNNNNNNNNNNNNNNNNNNNNNNNNNNNNNNNNNNNNNNNNNNNNNNNNNNNNNNNNNNNNNNNNNNNNNNNNNNNNNNNNNNNNNNNNNNNNNNNNNNNNNNNNNNNNNNNNNNNNNNNNNNNNNNNNNNNNNNNNNNNNNNNNNNNNNNNNNNNNNNNNNNNNNNNNNNNNNNNNNNNNNNNNNNNNNNNNNNNNNNNNNNNNNNNNNNNNNNNNNNNNNNNNNNNNNNNNNNNNNNNNNNNNNNNNNNNNNNNNNNNNNNNNNNNNNNNNNNNNNNNNNNNNNNNNNNNNNNNNNNNNNNNNNNNNNNNNNNNNNNNNNNNNNNNNNNNNNNNNNNNNNNNNNNNNNNNNNNNNNNNNNNNNNNNNNNNNNNNNNNNNNNNNNNNNNNNNNNNNNNNNNNNNNNNNNNNNNNNNNNNNNNNNNNNNNNNNNNNNNNNNNNNNNNNNNNNNNNNNNNNNNNNNNNNNNNNNNNNNNNNNNNNNNNNNNNNNNNNNNNNNNNNNNNNNNNNNNNNNNNNNNNNNNNNNNNNNNNNNNNNNNNNNNNNNNAAAGTGAAAGATAGGTGCACTTAGAGGATCCACTTGGGAACACTCGATCTAAGGGATAGGTAGAAGAATTCGCTATGGGGTAGTACACTTCAAGGGTGACTTCTAAGACAGTCTAAACAGCTTATAGAATAACGGATGAGAGAGAGACAGGACAAATAAATAGCTATTTATGAATTAGTGAAAGGTGAGACATCTTAAAGTGAAGTACTCGCCTAGAGAATTCAAGTGCCCGGGATTCGGATAGTGAATTGTGAAATCATGTTGCTTTTGACTCCGTCTTTGCACCAAGATGGATATCGTTCCAAAACCCACTCCTATGAGAAACCTAggaagagagaggagagagaagaACTCACATCAACGGAAGAAGAAAGGATAAGAGGATCCGGGGAGAAGAGAAGACTCCAAAGTCACAAAAGAATAG is a genomic window containing:
- the LOC120278790 gene encoding anthocyanidin 3-O-glucosyltransferase 7-like, yielding MVSAKSIPHVAFLAFPFGTHASPLFSLARALAADDPSTAFTFFNSARSNSSLLQSLPSGLPPNLRTFDVPDNVPEGAWLPPEEVRLFLEVTPENFLETMAAAEREFGRVTCVVGDAFFWFAGDVAAERGASWVALWTGGPCSLAAHLYTDLLRDTFGVEDQALARANDLLDIIPGLQSLRVGDLPEGVVFGNIKSAFADLLHQMGQKLPHATCVVINTPDGLNPELDLDFQAKFKKCLNVGPLSHLFPQPLDPEKHGCLAWLDTQIEASVVYISFGTVIMPSSQDLIEMAAGLEASGVPFLWSLKDMARKHLPEGFLDRVAGRGLVVPWAPQTQVLGHLAVGAFLTHCGWNSILESISSGVPLICRPFFGDQCLNAKTVSCVWKIGVAFESRAIEKEDMVRVLNVVLKTEEGKKMREKADKLKTTALQATKPGGNSIKNFDTLVKMIVGNHGS